In the genome of Longimicrobiales bacterium, the window AAAGCCGACGGCGAGTGCGCCCACGGGCAGGTCGAGGCGTGCCGGCGACGTGTCGTGCATGTGCTGCAGGTCGGTGCCGTTCGGGATCACGATCGGCGCGGGAGCGGCGGGAACGGCGTCGCGCAGCTCGCGCGCGATGGCACGCGACACGCCGACCCACTGCACCTGCTCGAAGAGCCGGCGGCGCCGCTCATCGAGCGTGACGCCCGTCAGACCACGCCGTGCGACGATCGGGATGCCGAGGCGAAGCGCGGGCGGCACGGCGAAATCGATGTCGTTCTCGCGCGCGACGAAGGCGAGGAGCACATCGGGCCGGCGACGCAGGAGCGCCTGCCACGACCAGAGCCATGCGAGTCGCGGTGCGTCACGCCCGATCAGCACCGGCGCTACGTCGAAGCCGAGCTCCCGCGCGCGCAGACGCAGATGCGACCTCGGATGAGCGAGCAGGAAGACGTCATGACCGCGGTCGCGCAGTCCCTGCGCAATCGTGAGGGCCATCGTGGTTCCGCCGCCAGCCCCTTTGCGCGGCTTGGAGATCGCGATTCTCACGCAGCGCGATCACCCGTACAGGTCATCCACGTCCGCATCCGCGAGATCGCAGAGAAAGCCGGCGATGCGTTCGGTGACAGCGGCGAAGAACACTTCCCCTTTTGCCGCCGTCGCCGCCTGCGGATTGCCGATTCCCGTATCCGCGGAGGCCGACGTCCATGCCCGGGGCGCCCAGGCCCACCCCTCACGCAGCGCCCCGATGCGGAAGCGCCGCTCCGCCCCGGGTCCCGCCTCCTCCAGGGGCAGTACCAGGTCCGGCGCCAGGTGCATGATCATGCTGGTCTCCATCTCCCCTGCATGATCCCCCGGCTCATCGAAGTGCTGTGAGAGATCGGCCGCAGCGTACCAGTTCACGACGCAGAGGAACGGGTCCACGTCGGGCTGAAGCTCGCGGACGATTGCCTTGAAGTCGTTGCCGCCGTGCCCGTTCAGGATGACCAGCTTGCGGATGCCATGCGGCTCGACAG includes:
- a CDS encoding glycosyltransferase family 4 protein encodes the protein MRIAISKPRKGAGGGTTMALTIAQGLRDRGHDVFLLAHPRSHLRLRARELGFDVAPVLIGRDAPRLAWLWSWQALLRRRPDVLLAFVARENDIDFAVPPALRLGIPIVARRGLTGVTLDERRRRLFEQVQWVGVSRAIARELRDAVPAAPAPIVIPNGTDLQHMHDTSPARLDLPVGALAVGFVARLHREKGIEELGVAWPRIAQAVPNAHLLIAGAGEHEHVLRTALADSPRVHWLGFRRDAPALMKALDLLVLPTHHEGFPNAIVEAMAAGLPVVSTTVDGPIEAVDDGLTGTLVPPGDAARLGEAVITLLQDQGTRERMSAAALESARQRFDVNRMIEAYEQVLLQRVG
- a CDS encoding creatininase family protein translates to MPPRPWILAETNWHSVRDATFDVAVLPWGATEAHNHHLPYGTDVIETERVAAEAGRIAWEAGARVIVLPTIPFGVQTGQIDIPLCINMNPSTQGAVLADIVASVEPHGIRKLVILNGHGGNDFKAIVRELQPDVDPFLCVVNWYAAADLSQHFDEPGDHAGEMETSMIMHLAPDLVLPLEEAGPGAERRFRIGALREGWAWAPRAWTSASADTGIGNPQAATAAKGEVFFAAVTERIAGFLCDLADADVDDLYG